In Desulfovibrionales bacterium, the genomic window ATTTATCCGTCGCAAGATATGTCGTTTCTGCGCCGACCGTAACTTGAAAATCGATTATAAGGATTCCCGCACCCTTAGATTCTTTATTACCGAAAGAGGCAAAATTTTACCGAAGCGTATCTCCGGTAATTGCGCCGTACACCAACGCCAACTTACCTTGGCCATTAAGCGCGCCCGTAATATTGCCCTGTTACCATACACGATTACTATCACTAAGTAGGAATACGTGGTTTGGAAGAGAGCGCTGGCGGAATCCCTTGGAAAGATATCCTCCGGGGGACAATGGTGGTTTCTTTCTTTTGCTTATCCCCGGGGGCCATACCAATCTTAGGTAGCATCCTAGGGATGTTTACGCCTATAGCTACCCTTT contains:
- the rpsR gene encoding 30S ribosomal protein S18, giving the protein MANYNPRKRTFIRRKICRFCADRNLKIDYKDSRTLRFFITERGKILPKRISGNCAVHQRQLTLAIKRARNIALLPYTITITK